Proteins co-encoded in one Aspergillus flavus chromosome 2, complete sequence genomic window:
- a CDS encoding hepatocellular carcinoma-associated antigen 59-domain-containing protein gives MMDTNPTSNPETLFRPVKRRKFLRRRPEDTLEDFRIENRRDDGDSDPTTPAQSQADNDTVHPTDLARLRRLHRFRKGGIGFSTTSRQLANNDKQAIVSTEPAEDLEAQRIQAMCDRFTAHTGQTVDVDRHMYDLASYPLLWPVLSVMETNKIRMAYIETEMAKRHQHTVPTDDSDGPLVGESDSAPSTTVLPQREPASLGKLHEIDLGQETKLHNIARTEAATRKLARDDEYEHLNHGGSFFKAAPMGKDEGLWRRQKRRTSEDVERDRLVEEVLRESKLDVYEEPDHETAAAGDDQAADDRVAEQFRRDFLDAIQSRRRVTRVKNPKTAKAEASRGPKLGGSRSARAAMREMQEKQGRK, from the exons ATGATGGACACTAATCCTACCTCGAACCCGGAGACTCTCTTCCGACCGgtaaagagaagaaagttcTTGCGACGTCGCCCTGAGGACACGCTAGAAGATTTCCGCATTGAAAATCGAAGGGATGACGGGGACTCGGATCCTACCACCCCCGCTCAGTCCCAAGCAGACAATGATACCGTGCACCCTACTGATCTTGCTCGCCTACGACGTCTTCATCGCTTTCGCAAGGGTGGCATTGGATTTTCTACTACCTCACGACAGTTGGCAAACAACGATAAACAAGCTATCGTATCTACGGAACCAGCGGAGGATCTCGAGGCGCAGAGAATCCAAGCTATGTGTGACCGATTTACAGCACATACTGGGCAGACGGTGGATGTTGACAGACATATGTACGATCTTGCATCATACCCTCTTCTGTGGCCCGTATTGTCTGTAATGGAGACTAACAAGATAAGGATGGCTTATATAGAGACCGAAATGGCTAAGCGACACCAGCACACTGTCCCGACAGATGATTCAGATGGCCCTTTGGTGGGCGAATCCGATTCTGCGCCGTCCACAACCGTCCTTCCTCAACGTGAACCAGCGTCTTTAGGTAAACTCCACGAGATTGATCTTGGCCAGGAGACCAAGCTACATAATATCGCACGGACGGAGGCAGCTACAAGAAAGTTAGCAAGAGACGATGAATATGAGCATCTCAATCATGGCGGCTCTTTCTTCAAAGCAGCTCCGATGGGAAAGGATGAGGGACTATGGCGTCGTCAGAAACGACGAACCAGTGAGGATGTGGAGAGAGACAGACTCGTAGAAGAAGTTCTGCGCGAAAGCAAAC TTGATGTATATGAGGAACCAGATCATGAAACAGCGGCAGCAGGAGACGACCAAGCTGCTGATGACAGAGTCGCTGAACAGTTTCGAAGAGACTTCCTTGATGCCATTCAGTCACGTCGTCGGGTGACGCGAGTGAAAAACCCCAAGACCGCGAAAGCTGAGGCATCGCGGGGTCCTAAGCTGGGAGGCAGCCGGAGTGCTAGAGCGGCGATGCGGGAAATGCAAGAGAAGCAAGGACGTAAATGA
- a CDS encoding DUF907 domain protein yields the protein MRVPISHFTLIALGLSPVHVLAADTLSTNGISTCLTGAEIQVQKLDVTYTRSTRVVVFDVAGTNEKQQNVTASLSVYAYGNEIYSKSFDPCGSENHVEELCPVPSGVFQATGSQEIPESFASQIPAIAFAIPDLDGQVKLELKSKDDIHEVACIETQLSNGKSAQMPSVTYAAAGVAGAALAMSGLSIIGAAGHPGAVSSSPGFGDVMGWFHSMATNGMLSVNYPTVYRSFTKNFAFSTGLIPWGQMQQSIDNFRKSTGGNLTENSYDFLRNATLEFSNGSSTDTSSKVKRGFNLIIGAADLGIRDVSTSYSANSTSGEASDDTVKKVVSGIEAWAEQLTIPQANIFMTCLLIFAIVIAAITVGILLLKVILELWALYGSFPAKLTNFRKDYWGLLARTITNLILLLYGIWVLYCVYQLTGGDSWAAKVLAVVTLVIFTGVLLFFGLRIWYVARKYKASQGDASGLYEDTETWRKYSLFYDNYKKDYWWLFVPAIVYMFVKGVIIAAGNGHGLVQSAGQLIVEALMLALLLWYRPYVAKSSQWINISIQVVRVLSVACVLIFVEELGLSQTTKTVTGIVLIVVQSALTGILAILIAANAIILCVRENPHAKRRREAKKMNRDIDDLTPLDARESLLMENPPRKEYTEMSKFNFTGPYEPYRDHYDSKSRSSPTGSTDRLVDPPGYHESQHGRSLSRESRHTRDSRGSPDGRKPTAPGYGFAY from the exons ATGCGGGTTCCTATATCACATTTTACCTTAATTGCCTTGGGCCTGTCCCCCGTGCACGTCCTCGCAGCGGACACGCTTAGCACAAATGGCATTTCAACCTGTCTGACAGGCGCAGAAATACAAGTGCAAAAGTTGGACGTCACTTACACGCGTTCCACTAGAGTGGTAGTCTTCGATGTGGCCGGAACAAATGAAAAACAGCAGAACGTTACCGCATCTCTGTCGGTTTATGCATACGGCAATGAAATATATAGCAAGTCATTCGACCCTTGTGGCTCGGAGAATCATGTCGAGGAACTTTGTCCTG TCCCTTCCGGCGTCTTTCAAGCGACTGGTTCGCAAGAAATTCCAGAATCCTTTGCTAGCCAGATTCCCGCGATTGCTTTTGCCATACCCGATTTGGATGGGCAAGTAAAACTGGAGCTGAAGTCCAAGGATGATATCCACGAAGTTGCTTGCATTGAAACACAGTTGTCGAACGGAAAGTCGGCGCAAATGCCAAGCGTCACTTATGCAGCCGCCGGTGTAGCAGGTGCCGCTCTGGCAATGAGTGGTCTGTCTATCATAGGTGCTGCCGGTCATCCCGGGGCAGTCTCTTCTAGTCCGGGGTTTGGTGATGTCATGGGATGGTTCCATAGCATGGCTACAAACGGCATGCTCAGTGTCAACTACCCAACAGTGTATCGCAGCTTCACGAAGAATTTTGCCTTTAGCACCGGTTTAATCCCGTGGGGTCAAATGCAGCAGTCTATCGATAACTTCCGAAAGTCGACCGGCGGAAACCTCACAGAGAACAGTTACGACTTCCTTCGCAATGCTACACTCGAGTTTTCAAATGGCTCGTCGACGGACACAAGTTCTAAAGTCAAGCGAGGATTCAATTTAATTATAGGCGCTGCTGACTTGGGTATACGTGATGTTTCAACTTCTTATAGTGCGAATTCGACATCTGGCGAGGCTAGTGATGACACAGTCAAAAAGGTTGTCTCTGGTATAGAGGCTTGGGCGGAACAGCTTACCATCCCTCAAGCGAACATATTTATGACATGCCTGCTGATATTCGCTATTGTTATAGCTGCTATTACGGTGGGCATTTTACTGCTTAAAGTTATCCTTGAGTTATGGGCGTTGTATGGATCATTCCCTGCAAAGCTCACGAATTTTCGCAAGGACTACTGGGGTTTGTTGGCCAGGACTATTACCAACctgattcttcttctctatgGGATTTGGGTCTTGTATTGCGTCTACCAGCTCACCGGTGGAGATTCGTGGGCCGCGAAAGTATTGGCCGTTGTCACGCTTGTCATATTTACCGGTGTCCTGCTTTTTTTTGGTCTCCGAATCTGGTATGTGGCTCGTAAATATAAAGCATCTCAAGGTGATGCCTCTGGCTTGTACGAGGATACAGAGACCTGGCGGAAGTACAGTCTTTTCTACGACAACTACAAAAAGGATTACTGGTGGCTCTTCGTCCCTGCGATCGTGTACATGTTTGTCAAGGGTGTAATCATCGCTGCGGGCAATGGTCATGGCCTCGTTCAGTCCGCGGGTCAACTCATTGTTGAAGCTCTTATGCTAGCACTTCTGCTATGGTACCGGCCATATGTTGCAAAGTCGAGCCAGTGGATCAATATCAGCATCCAGGTGGTCCGTGTATTGTCCGTTGCTTGTGTGTTGATCTTTGTTGAGGAGCTTGGTCTTTCGCAGACTACCAAGACTGTGACGGGTATTGTCCTTATCGTTGTGCAATCCGCCCTCACAGGCATCTTGGCCATCCTCATTGCCGCTAACGCTATCATTCTTTGTGTCCGAGAAAACCCCCATGCGAAACGGAGAAGAGAAGCCA AAAAAATGAACCGTGATATCGATGATTTGACTCCTTTGGATGCGCGGGAGTCGCTTCTTATGGAGAATCCACCCCGAAAAGAGTACACAGAGATGAGCAAGTTTAATTTCACCGGCCCTTACGAACCCTATCGGGACCACTACGATTCGAAGTCACGATCAAGCCCTACAGGAAGCACAGACCGTTTGGTGGATCCTCCTGGCTATCATGAAAGTCAACATGGTCGAAGTCTCAGTCGAGAAAGCCGGCATACCCGTGATAGTCGTGGTTCCCCGGATGGTCGTAAACCTACCGCTCCAGGTTATGGCTTCGCCTATTGA